One genomic region from Reichenbachiella ulvae encodes:
- a CDS encoding beta-N-acetylhexosaminidase: protein MSRILIFLLLATLVFACSTEENKKYEGTISVIPEPVSLTQNEGVLTLEKGLAVWAQSGNEDAVKVAEQFVSRMNKVTGWDLKVQELDTDQLPGANQVLFTTLGASEDQGEESYTLESTAKGVVIRAVDGPGMFYGMQTLMQLLPTEVYGDEIAEVSWDLPLVSIVDYPRFEWRGLHLDVGRHMTSVEFIKEYIDNMAMHKLNTFHWHLTEDQGWRIEIKQYPKLTEIGAYRKESLTITRRNQPKEYDGKRYGGFYTQEEIKEVVAYAADRYITVIPEIELPGHATAAIASYPELGTSGERPEVETDWGIFPDIFNVNDETFVFLENVLSEVIELFPSKYIHIGGDEAMKVQWEESEEIQAKIKELGLKDEHELQSYFITRIEKFVNSKGRQIIGWDEILEGGLAPNAAVMSWRGESGGIAAAKSKHKVVMSPYQHLYLDYHQGDPAFEPTVIGPLLTLEDVYAYDPLPDTLTEEEKTYIMGAQANVWTEYMPTEDQMEYMVYPRASALAELVWTPKSNKDWSQFQQKIPTHLDRLEERDVNYAKSIFNVSFKAEMDSVAGNYTVSLNNQMGWDGMRYTVDGSSPTLESPLYESPLTLDSGTLIKAKLFDERIDSQMTSKVIGEE from the coding sequence ATGTCTAGAATTTTAATTTTTCTTTTGCTGGCAACCCTCGTATTTGCATGCTCTACAGAGGAAAACAAAAAATATGAGGGCACTATCAGTGTAATACCTGAGCCTGTAAGTTTGACACAAAATGAAGGCGTGTTGACTTTAGAAAAAGGGCTTGCCGTTTGGGCTCAATCAGGCAATGAAGATGCTGTGAAGGTAGCTGAGCAATTTGTCTCTAGAATGAACAAAGTGACAGGCTGGGATCTGAAAGTACAGGAGCTGGATACAGATCAGCTTCCGGGAGCGAATCAAGTCCTATTTACCACACTTGGCGCATCAGAGGATCAGGGAGAAGAATCTTACACGCTAGAATCTACGGCCAAGGGTGTGGTGATCCGAGCGGTAGATGGTCCCGGGATGTTTTATGGAATGCAGACTTTGATGCAATTACTTCCTACGGAGGTTTACGGTGATGAAATTGCCGAAGTGTCTTGGGATCTACCTTTAGTTAGCATTGTGGACTACCCCCGATTCGAGTGGAGAGGTTTACATCTGGACGTAGGACGTCATATGACTTCTGTGGAGTTCATCAAAGAATACATCGACAATATGGCGATGCATAAACTCAATACATTTCACTGGCACCTGACTGAGGATCAGGGATGGAGAATCGAAATCAAACAATACCCAAAGCTGACGGAGATCGGTGCTTATAGAAAGGAAAGCCTGACCATCACTCGACGAAATCAGCCTAAGGAATATGATGGCAAACGCTATGGTGGCTTTTATACGCAGGAGGAGATCAAAGAAGTAGTCGCCTATGCGGCGGATCGATACATCACGGTGATTCCTGAAATCGAACTACCCGGCCATGCGACTGCTGCGATCGCTTCCTATCCTGAATTGGGTACTTCGGGGGAGAGACCTGAAGTTGAAACAGACTGGGGGATTTTCCCTGATATATTTAATGTCAATGATGAGACTTTTGTGTTCCTGGAGAACGTGCTGTCCGAAGTGATTGAATTGTTTCCTAGTAAGTACATCCACATCGGAGGCGATGAAGCAATGAAGGTACAGTGGGAAGAATCTGAAGAGATTCAAGCGAAGATCAAAGAACTGGGACTCAAAGATGAACACGAATTGCAGAGCTACTTTATCACCAGAATAGAGAAGTTTGTGAACTCAAAGGGTAGACAAATTATCGGCTGGGATGAGATTTTGGAAGGTGGTTTGGCTCCTAATGCGGCAGTGATGTCATGGAGAGGCGAATCAGGAGGAATAGCCGCAGCTAAATCCAAGCACAAGGTAGTGATGTCTCCTTATCAGCATCTTTATTTGGATTATCATCAGGGAGATCCGGCATTTGAGCCTACTGTGATCGGTCCATTACTGACACTGGAGGATGTATATGCCTATGACCCGCTGCCTGATACACTCACTGAAGAAGAGAAAACCTACATCATGGGCGCTCAGGCCAATGTCTGGACAGAGTATATGCCTACAGAGGATCAGATGGAATACATGGTTTATCCGAGAGCCTCTGCCCTGGCGGAGTTGGTTTGGACACCTAAGTCAAACAAGGATTGGTCGCAGTTTCAGCAGAAAATCCCTACTCATCTGGATCGTCTGGAGGAGCGTGATGTCAATTATGCGAAGAGTATTTTCAACGTCAGTTTTAAGGCTGAAATGGATTCTGTTGCCGGTAATTATACGGTTAGTTTGAATAATCAAATGGGATGGGATGGCATGCGCTATACCGTAGATGGTAGTAGCCCTACTTTGGAATCTCCCTTGTATGAGTCGCCGCTGACATTGGATTCTGGCACTTTGATCAAGGCCAAATTGTTTGATGAGCGAATAGATTCACAAATGACGAGTAAGGTAATAGGCGAAGAGTAA
- a CDS encoding acyltransferase family protein, whose translation MTKKARFLALDVFRGATVFLMIVVNSPGEWGVQYGPLLHAPWHGFTLTDLVFPSFLFAVGNAMAFVMGRFAEQPASVFWKKVLKRSFLIFLIGFLLSWFPFYDFRAGEFQSLATTRIPGVLQRIALCYLIGAVLIHYASRKMVIVVSGVLLIGYWAIVYFLGGSDPYSLAGFVGNDLDLWLFGEAHLYHGEGVAFDPEGLLSTIPAVVNVILGYFTGALLIKVGNNYESIAKLMIAGAILVLAGLWWDLFFPLNKKIWTSSFVLLTSGIDMMVLALLVFILEIRNYKGWTYFFEVFGRNPLIIYALSGVLITIFYLVPVGDGSLLSQVYSFFKLFVSPAHASFLFAIFFTMINWSVGYLMDKNKIYIKV comes from the coding sequence ATGACTAAAAAAGCTAGGTTTTTGGCGCTAGACGTATTTAGAGGCGCCACCGTATTTTTGATGATAGTGGTCAACAGCCCAGGAGAATGGGGCGTTCAGTATGGCCCTTTGCTTCATGCCCCATGGCATGGATTTACATTGACTGATTTGGTTTTTCCTTCCTTTCTCTTTGCCGTGGGCAACGCCATGGCTTTTGTGATGGGAAGATTTGCAGAGCAACCTGCATCGGTATTTTGGAAGAAGGTACTCAAGCGTAGCTTTCTGATCTTTCTGATTGGCTTCTTGCTTTCTTGGTTTCCGTTTTATGATTTTCGAGCTGGAGAATTCCAGTCTCTGGCAACTACCAGAATACCGGGAGTGCTACAGAGAATTGCCTTGTGCTACTTGATAGGAGCAGTGTTGATTCACTATGCCTCACGCAAGATGGTCATAGTTGTGAGTGGTGTTTTATTAATCGGCTACTGGGCCATTGTCTATTTCTTGGGAGGTAGTGATCCCTATTCTCTAGCCGGATTTGTCGGCAATGATCTTGATTTGTGGCTTTTCGGAGAGGCGCATCTTTATCATGGCGAAGGGGTAGCTTTCGATCCGGAAGGATTGCTGAGTACGATACCTGCTGTGGTGAATGTGATATTAGGCTATTTCACCGGAGCATTGCTGATCAAAGTGGGTAACAATTACGAATCCATTGCGAAGTTGATGATTGCAGGAGCCATTCTGGTACTAGCTGGGCTATGGTGGGACTTGTTTTTCCCTCTGAATAAAAAAATATGGACCAGCTCATTTGTCCTCCTAACCTCGGGCATTGATATGATGGTTCTGGCTTTGCTGGTCTTCATTCTGGAAATCAGAAATTATAAAGGATGGACTTACTTTTTTGAGGTTTTTGGACGCAATCCATTAATCATCTACGCCCTATCAGGTGTTTTAATCACGATTTTTTATTTGGTACCTGTAGGGGATGGCAGCTTGTTGTCTCAGGTATATTCCTTTTTCAAATTGTTTGTTTCACCGGCGCATGCATCCTTTTTGTTTGCGATATTTTTCACCATGATCAATTGGTCTGTGGGTTATCTCATGGACAAAAATAAAATCTACATCAAGGTTTGA
- a CDS encoding glycosyl hydrolase family 18 protein, with amino-acid sequence MNKKMLVLWILILISTGTTWCQSPSRVVGYLPSWENFSQAIESTDFDHYSHIMVAFANPDMQGDFSINATNDAEISKLITEAHKAGCRVLMSIGGGSTTINEAWEENLKADKRNVLINNLVEFMSLKGFDGVDVDLEGDLVLSEYYDEFVRELDEKLPESKLLTAAMATWSATGLKPETLDRYDFIAVMSYDQTGPWNASIPGQHSSYEKAENDLDYWINTKGVDRDRVVLGLPFYGYNFVSTTNVYSMGYKEIVSQYEGAEESDQIENIYYNGQKTIKAKSELALEKAGGVMIWQILQDVDYSDDRSLLKTIHSVISPVHEVILSSLSVEADSIYPNPCSKYLILPEVEEGDSIKVLSPDGQLVATYPVESGKKIKIEGLPAGWYYLIWESDGKKVGKRFLKK; translated from the coding sequence ATGAATAAGAAAATGCTGGTGCTATGGATATTGATTCTAATATCTACTGGTACGACATGGTGTCAAAGTCCGTCAAGAGTGGTTGGATATTTGCCCTCCTGGGAAAATTTCAGTCAAGCGATAGAAAGCACAGATTTTGATCACTACTCTCATATTATGGTAGCATTTGCCAATCCAGATATGCAAGGAGATTTTAGTATCAACGCTACCAATGATGCAGAGATTTCTAAATTAATCACTGAAGCGCACAAGGCAGGTTGTAGGGTGTTGATGTCCATTGGAGGTGGTTCTACTACAATCAACGAGGCTTGGGAAGAAAATCTGAAGGCGGATAAACGAAATGTGTTAATCAACAATTTGGTTGAATTCATGTCCTTGAAAGGCTTTGATGGGGTCGATGTGGATCTCGAAGGGGATTTGGTTTTGAGTGAGTACTACGACGAATTTGTGAGAGAATTAGATGAAAAGTTACCAGAAAGCAAATTGTTGACTGCTGCCATGGCAACCTGGAGCGCAACGGGTTTAAAACCCGAAACTTTGGATAGATATGATTTCATTGCGGTGATGTCCTACGACCAAACGGGTCCATGGAATGCCAGTATCCCAGGCCAGCACTCTTCTTATGAAAAGGCTGAAAATGATCTTGACTATTGGATTAATACCAAAGGTGTAGACCGTGATCGAGTGGTACTGGGACTTCCTTTTTATGGATACAATTTCGTCAGCACTACCAATGTTTATTCCATGGGGTACAAAGAGATTGTTTCGCAATATGAAGGCGCTGAAGAGAGCGATCAGATTGAGAATATCTACTACAATGGTCAGAAGACGATTAAAGCCAAGTCTGAATTAGCCCTGGAAAAGGCAGGTGGTGTTATGATCTGGCAGATCCTACAAGATGTGGACTATAGCGACGACCGATCATTGCTCAAAACGATTCATAGTGTCATCTCACCGGTTCATGAAGTGATTCTTAGCTCATTGTCTGTAGAAGCAGATAGTATCTACCCCAACCCTTGTAGTAAATACCTCATTCTTCCCGAAGTAGAAGAGGGTGATAGCATTAAAGTACTAAGCCCCGATGGGCAGCTGGTTGCCACATACCCGGTCGAAAGTGGAAAGAAAATAAAAATAGAAGGCTTGCCTGCCGGTTGGTACTACCTGATTTGGGAATCCGATGGGAAGAAGGTAGGCAAACGATTTTTGAAGAAATGA
- a CDS encoding glycosyl hydrolase family 18 protein, whose translation MNLYRSIIKITLGLAFMAVFLSCEEEVQNPGFESDDIPRIFGWEQIYGVDIEDSLYINVQVSPSDGVTYSWQLDGEEISTDPNLKYKFEDPSTYEVHLAIMRNGVPNTRTATVEVNKPFVPKEYNKKMVGFLTSAGSLADVDFSNLTHLVISYAIVDEVAYPETIVDTTFAKDMNVPQIVQSAHNAGVYVMLDVTDNMAAINGGGLYGDLTFYEAISDADKRAKVISTVVKFAVDNQLDGINFYLNNTWGGPGSLDPDILSAFFSEVPDYLPAGPGPDGEFFYTASVPGGWTTSVLSPLAAVERIDWVNIQPYRYENLSPTSHSPGWAFGDLAATWIGLGMPAEKIVGGFPAFGLKYDMPTDGTAVTWGNLWMYATYHSFKEILTMDAEAHTKSMLDVDDGLYYDGHATIQEKANVVLDQGFGGMMMWSIESDTKDQEKSLLNAAYDALGNN comes from the coding sequence ATGAACTTATATAGATCAATAATAAAAATAACGCTGGGGTTGGCCTTCATGGCTGTATTCTTGTCCTGTGAGGAGGAAGTGCAGAATCCCGGTTTTGAATCAGATGATATTCCCAGAATATTTGGTTGGGAGCAGATTTATGGTGTGGACATTGAGGATTCTCTCTACATCAACGTACAGGTGTCACCAAGCGATGGTGTGACCTATAGTTGGCAATTGGATGGAGAGGAAATCTCAACCGATCCTAACCTCAAGTACAAATTTGAGGATCCATCCACCTACGAGGTTCACCTGGCCATCATGAGAAATGGTGTGCCGAATACGCGAACCGCTACGGTAGAGGTGAACAAGCCATTTGTTCCTAAAGAGTATAACAAGAAGATGGTGGGATTCCTGACAAGTGCAGGTTCTCTGGCGGATGTTGACTTTAGTAATTTGACGCACCTGGTGATTTCATATGCTATAGTAGACGAAGTAGCCTATCCGGAAACCATTGTGGATACCACATTTGCTAAAGATATGAATGTGCCACAGATCGTGCAGTCTGCACATAATGCTGGGGTATATGTCATGCTAGATGTCACAGATAATATGGCGGCCATCAACGGAGGAGGACTCTATGGAGATTTGACTTTCTATGAGGCCATTTCAGATGCGGACAAACGTGCCAAAGTGATCAGCACCGTTGTGAAATTTGCAGTGGATAACCAATTGGATGGGATCAATTTCTATCTGAATAACACCTGGGGAGGACCGGGCTCATTGGATCCGGATATACTAAGTGCATTCTTTTCCGAAGTGCCTGATTACTTGCCAGCGGGTCCGGGCCCTGATGGAGAGTTTTTCTATACGGCTTCTGTGCCGGGTGGCTGGACCACATCGGTTCTGAGTCCATTGGCAGCTGTAGAACGCATCGATTGGGTCAATATTCAGCCTTATAGATATGAGAATTTGTCTCCGACCTCTCATTCACCAGGATGGGCGTTTGGCGACTTGGCGGCTACCTGGATAGGTTTGGGTATGCCTGCAGAAAAGATCGTAGGAGGTTTCCCGGCATTTGGATTGAAATACGATATGCCAACAGACGGAACGGCTGTTACCTGGGGCAATCTATGGATGTACGCGACTTATCACAGTTTCAAGGAGATATTAACCATGGACGCAGAGGCACATACCAAGAGTATGCTAGATGTAGATGATGGCCTCTACTATGACGGACACGCTACCATCCAGGAAAAAGCCAATGTGGTTCTGGACCAAGGTTTCGGAGGTATGATGATGTGGAGCATCGAAAGCGATACCAAAGACCAGGAAAAATCTTTACTGAATGCAGCATATGATGCACTTGGTAATAACTAG
- a CDS encoding SusC/RagA family TonB-linked outer membrane protein has product MLVLVFLAGQLQAQVNISGQVVDDSDGSPLPGVTILIKGKNGGNITDIDGKFKINAEAGDVLTFSFIGYLSQDVAVGSQSELTISLVQDTQQLDEVVVTALGIERETKSLGYAVSEVKGDNLSTAKEINVVYSLSGKVAGVDVNLSAAGPSGSSTVTIRGKSQLDGSNEPLYVIDGVPMDNRAQSDGAGMWGGYDLGDGISSLNSDDIESVSVLKGPSAAALYGSRASNGVILITTKKGSSRNGLGVEFTSNATFENVLSRFDDYQTVYGQGRDGQIPTEEDAGNTTQSAWGAKLDPDLTIPIYNGQMKPYGVVDNNILSFFQTGSTFTNTIALTGGNETATLRASVSDMRNKDIVPGAEMMRNTFLLNGSLKLGKNLTVNSKVNYIRESANNRPALSDNPNNVGLALLGLAPSFDQKWLSDSYKDEEGNYIDWNGGNIYRINPYWSMNEMQNKSSRDRVIGYLQLDYRFTDWLSLNLRGGTDFYQSRFTNFYPISTPVWDTGALEEISRTNREDNYQAMFEISKDFNQFSFSSYLGGNIMTFNAETFSAAGNGIILE; this is encoded by the coding sequence TTGTTAGTACTGGTTTTTTTGGCTGGTCAACTTCAGGCTCAAGTGAATATCAGTGGACAAGTAGTAGATGATTCAGATGGATCCCCACTACCTGGTGTTACTATTTTGATCAAGGGGAAGAATGGTGGCAATATAACTGATATTGATGGAAAATTTAAGATAAATGCTGAAGCAGGCGATGTTTTGACATTTTCTTTCATTGGCTACTTGTCTCAGGATGTAGCTGTTGGTAGTCAAAGTGAACTGACAATATCGTTGGTTCAGGACACGCAGCAGTTAGATGAAGTAGTAGTAACCGCACTAGGTATCGAGCGTGAAACGAAGTCTCTTGGCTATGCAGTCAGTGAGGTTAAAGGAGACAATCTGTCTACGGCCAAGGAGATCAACGTTGTGTATTCGCTTTCTGGAAAAGTGGCTGGTGTAGATGTAAATCTATCAGCAGCTGGTCCTAGTGGATCATCTACCGTGACTATTCGTGGTAAATCTCAGCTGGACGGGTCAAACGAGCCGTTGTATGTGATAGATGGTGTACCGATGGACAACAGGGCCCAGAGTGATGGCGCTGGCATGTGGGGAGGATATGATTTGGGTGATGGTATTTCCAGTTTGAACTCCGACGATATAGAGTCAGTATCAGTACTAAAAGGGCCGTCGGCAGCAGCGCTTTATGGATCGAGAGCTTCGAACGGGGTAATCTTAATAACGACCAAAAAAGGAAGCAGCAGAAATGGATTAGGGGTTGAGTTTACCAGTAATGCGACCTTTGAGAATGTGCTTTCCAGATTTGACGATTATCAAACCGTCTATGGACAAGGGCGTGATGGCCAGATTCCTACGGAAGAGGATGCGGGAAATACGACTCAGTCTGCATGGGGAGCCAAATTGGATCCTGATTTGACTATTCCAATCTATAATGGCCAAATGAAACCCTATGGCGTGGTAGACAATAACATCCTAAGTTTTTTCCAGACAGGATCGACCTTTACCAATACCATTGCGCTGACAGGCGGCAATGAGACAGCGACTTTGCGAGCTTCGGTTTCTGATATGAGAAATAAAGATATTGTCCCAGGTGCAGAAATGATGAGGAATACTTTTCTGCTAAACGGGTCGCTCAAATTGGGCAAGAATCTGACTGTGAACAGCAAGGTCAATTATATTCGTGAATCGGCCAACAACCGACCCGCCTTGTCGGATAATCCAAACAACGTTGGGCTGGCATTACTTGGATTGGCACCTAGCTTTGATCAGAAGTGGTTGTCTGATAGCTACAAGGATGAAGAAGGAAACTATATAGATTGGAATGGGGGAAATATCTACCGAATCAATCCATACTGGTCTATGAACGAAATGCAAAACAAGTCCTCAAGAGATAGGGTCATCGGCTATCTGCAACTGGACTATAGATTTACAGATTGGTTGAGCCTCAACCTTAGAGGAGGGACTGACTTTTATCAATCCAGATTTACCAACTTTTATCCAATAAGTACACCCGTGTGGGACACAGGAGCACTTGAGGAGATCAGTCGAACCAACCGAGAAGATAATTATCAGGCGATGTTTGAAATCAGCAAGGATTTTAACCAATTCTCCTTTTCTTCTTATCTGGGAGGAAACATCATGACCTTCAATGCGGAGACTTTTTCTGCCGCTGGTAACGGTATCATTTTGGAATGA
- a CDS encoding SusD/RagB family nutrient-binding outer membrane lipoprotein — MKTLIKNKIIIALVATMTLGACSHFEELNQDPTTSTNMDPNLMLPTIQMQVSGERYETWRNSFIYSSDWMQLWTGEYATVEIGGKGQKNNDYMSAIWDRQYSREIRNVVDMIERTAEDPEAQSINAVARIMKAMIFSRLTDLYGDIPYFDAGKGYFSGVLKPTYDTQEAIYQDLFDQLELAADALDPAADAVTQDFYFEGNIDQWRKFANSLRLRLAMRLVKVDPAMAQQEAEAAIAAGVMESNADIPIMYHNDAPFGGGGQGGNGTSYTLMSSSARESSFRMCRTLAEYLESTGDPRIQLMAGSYLDDGTYAGRTDISDQVFAEIGNYSDLSVLPSNFVWQAAGAPIEVDVDGVATEVSGALQLLQPAREISRIDAPFIVMSYAEVELWMAEAAFRGWAAGGTAAEHFAAALAAGVAQYSEYEIELPDQATIDAFVAANPLTVGTELEQINTQLWVNFAFNPIEAYSNWRRSGFPAITYPNVDPGVNQSNGEIPRRMQYPVNEYLLNEENLSAAAARMSGGDDWTSRIWWDVE, encoded by the coding sequence ATGAAGACTTTAATAAAGAACAAAATAATAATAGCTCTTGTGGCGACCATGACACTTGGTGCATGTTCACACTTCGAAGAGTTGAATCAGGATCCTACGACTTCAACCAACATGGATCCCAACCTGATGCTACCTACCATTCAGATGCAGGTATCTGGCGAACGCTACGAAACCTGGAGAAATAGTTTCATCTATAGTTCGGACTGGATGCAGCTTTGGACTGGAGAGTATGCTACTGTAGAGATAGGTGGCAAAGGGCAGAAGAACAATGATTACATGAGCGCCATCTGGGACAGGCAGTACTCTCGTGAGATTCGAAATGTAGTAGACATGATCGAAAGGACTGCAGAAGATCCTGAGGCACAGAGTATCAATGCAGTGGCTCGAATCATGAAGGCAATGATCTTTTCGAGACTTACAGATTTGTATGGAGACATTCCTTATTTCGATGCGGGAAAGGGTTATTTCAGTGGGGTGCTAAAGCCAACCTATGATACCCAGGAGGCGATTTATCAGGATCTATTTGATCAGCTAGAATTAGCAGCAGATGCTTTGGACCCAGCAGCAGATGCTGTGACTCAGGACTTTTACTTCGAAGGCAATATCGATCAATGGAGAAAGTTTGCTAATTCGCTTCGTTTGCGCCTGGCTATGAGATTGGTCAAGGTGGATCCTGCTATGGCTCAGCAAGAAGCAGAAGCAGCTATAGCTGCGGGTGTCATGGAAAGCAATGCGGATATTCCCATCATGTACCACAACGATGCTCCATTCGGTGGAGGAGGTCAAGGGGGAAATGGCACTTCCTATACTTTGATGTCCTCTTCGGCTCGCGAAAGTTCCTTCAGAATGTGCAGAACACTAGCTGAATATCTGGAGAGTACAGGCGACCCAAGAATACAGCTAATGGCAGGTAGCTACCTGGATGATGGAACCTATGCGGGTAGGACGGATATTAGTGATCAGGTTTTCGCTGAAATTGGAAACTACAGTGACCTCTCGGTTTTGCCAAGCAACTTTGTTTGGCAGGCAGCTGGTGCGCCCATCGAAGTGGATGTGGACGGAGTAGCGACGGAAGTATCTGGAGCCTTGCAGCTTTTGCAGCCCGCCAGAGAAATATCAAGAATCGATGCACCTTTCATCGTTATGAGTTATGCAGAGGTTGAGCTTTGGATGGCAGAGGCGGCATTTAGAGGCTGGGCTGCTGGCGGAACAGCTGCGGAGCATTTTGCAGCAGCTTTGGCTGCTGGCGTAGCACAGTACAGCGAATATGAAATCGAATTGCCTGATCAAGCGACTATTGATGCTTTTGTAGCAGCTAATCCATTGACAGTTGGAACAGAATTAGAGCAAATCAACACGCAACTTTGGGTCAATTTTGCTTTCAATCCAATAGAGGCTTATTCTAACTGGAGACGCTCAGGCTTTCCAGCTATTACTTACCCTAATGTAGATCCAGGAGTCAACCAATCCAATGGAGAGATCCCAAGAAGGATGCAGTACCCTGTCAACGAATATCTACTGAACGAGGAAAACCTGTCAGCAGCAGCGGCTCGCATGAGTGGCGGTGACGACTGGACTTCTCGCATATGGTGGGATGTCGAATAG
- a CDS encoding TonB-dependent receptor → MRRLFLPLVTVSFWNDVETIQNFLNVNNEYSNIRKQINSVFGSVQLGYKDTYFVDATLRNDWSSALAEDYNSYLYPSVSGSFVFSNLLESANFLSFGKLRASYAEVGGDTGPYRLSQNYGVKDFSLLGKPLGEISGATLNKRDLKPTRTYSYKLGTDIRLFEDRLRLDVAYYHQLTRNQILSLNIPSTSGYDMAVINAGEILNEGFEVQLGATPVTLGDFSWDVTVNFARNINSVPKLHEEVDTYILANARWAGAAIVVKEGGKYGDIVGKKWLRDDEGKIVHNAAGLPMTDDAAGQQILGNGQYDFTAGLINSFSYKGFSLRALIDWKSGADLYSMSSGIGHAQGTAEATLEGRDAWYDSEEARLAAGIENIADWTPTGGYIGEGVKNIGTADAPEYVTNDIPTNPQNYWGSLYTRSPEFFIYDASYVKLRELVFSYNLPKKFLGNIFTGASVSFVGRNLWLIYSNVPNVDPESGYNNGNGQGFEYGSIPSRRSYGFNLNLKF, encoded by the coding sequence ATGCGGAGACTTTTTCTGCCGCTGGTAACGGTATCATTTTGGAATGATGTAGAAACCATTCAGAATTTTCTCAATGTCAATAATGAATATAGCAATATCCGCAAGCAAATCAATTCTGTATTCGGGTCCGTACAGCTGGGTTATAAAGACACCTATTTTGTAGATGCTACTCTCAGAAATGATTGGTCTTCTGCGCTGGCGGAAGATTACAATTCTTACTTGTATCCATCAGTATCTGGAAGTTTTGTGTTCTCTAATCTATTGGAATCGGCGAACTTCCTTTCTTTCGGTAAGCTGCGGGCTTCATATGCAGAGGTAGGTGGGGATACAGGTCCATATCGATTGAGTCAAAATTATGGAGTCAAAGACTTTTCTCTCTTAGGTAAACCACTGGGTGAAATCTCAGGTGCTACACTAAACAAAAGAGATCTGAAGCCGACTAGAACCTACTCTTATAAGTTGGGTACGGATATCAGACTGTTTGAAGATCGATTGAGGCTGGATGTAGCCTACTATCATCAGCTGACTAGAAATCAAATATTGAGTTTGAATATCCCGTCTACTAGTGGTTATGATATGGCGGTCATCAATGCAGGTGAAATCCTGAATGAAGGTTTCGAGGTGCAGTTGGGAGCAACGCCAGTAACACTGGGTGATTTTAGTTGGGATGTGACGGTCAATTTCGCCAGAAATATCAACTCCGTACCAAAACTTCATGAAGAAGTGGACACTTACATATTGGCCAATGCCAGATGGGCAGGTGCCGCGATCGTAGTGAAAGAAGGAGGTAAATATGGTGATATCGTAGGCAAGAAATGGCTCAGAGATGACGAAGGAAAAATTGTGCACAATGCTGCTGGACTTCCTATGACGGATGATGCCGCAGGTCAGCAAATTTTGGGTAATGGTCAATATGATTTTACTGCTGGTTTGATCAATTCATTTAGTTATAAAGGCTTTTCTCTTCGTGCTTTGATAGATTGGAAATCAGGTGCAGATCTATACTCAATGAGTAGTGGTATTGGACATGCGCAGGGTACTGCCGAAGCAACTCTCGAAGGAAGAGACGCCTGGTATGATTCTGAAGAGGCTCGTCTGGCTGCTGGAATAGAAAATATAGCAGACTGGACACCTACAGGAGGGTACATCGGAGAAGGAGTGAAAAATATCGGTACAGCAGATGCGCCTGAATATGTGACTAACGATATTCCTACCAATCCACAAAACTACTGGGGCAGCCTATATACGCGGTCTCCAGAGTTTTTCATCTATGATGCATCTTATGTCAAGTTGAGGGAATTGGTCTTTAGTTACAATCTACCAAAGAAATTTTTGGGAAATATTTTCACAGGGGCTTCTGTGTCTTTTGTAGGAAGAAACCTTTGGTTGATATATAGCAATGTGCCTAATGTCGATCCTGAATCTGGATACAACAATGGCAATGGACAAGGTTTCGAATATGGTTCGATTCCATCTCGAAGAAGCTATGGTTTCAATCTAAACCTGAAGTTTTAA